GCAGTGGTAGCAGAATCATTTGCCAGAATATTCTACAGGAACTCCATAAACGTAGGCTTACTCCTCATAGAAGCCAAAGGTATTTCCCGAAACGTCGAAGAAGGAGATGAAATCCAGATAGACATGGATAAAGGAGTTATAAAGAATTTAAATAATTCCAAAGAGTTTGAAATAAAACCTCTACCTGAATTCATGATGGGGATCATGAATGAAGGAGGACTAATCAGCTATTTGAAAAACCATCTTGCTGAGATAAAGGATTAGTAAAACGAATTTTAGGATGAGTTAATAGAGTATTAAGTTTGAAGTTGAGTATTAAGGTATGAATAAGATTTGGTCAAATTCAATTAAAAAACTCTAAAATTCAGGCTAAACATTATAAAGCGATAAAAAATTCAATTTTGATCAATTAAGAAACAAAGATTCATTAAAAAAAGATAATAGGTGTTATATATGTATAAAATAGCAGTTATACCTGGAGACGGGATTGGAAAAGAAGTTATGGAAGCAACCCTCCACGTGTTGGAAGCAGTAGATGTTGATTTTGATTACACTTTCGCTGATGCTGGAGACGAGCACATGGAAAAAACAGGGGTGGCATTACCTCAGGAAACCGTGGACATAGTTAAAGCATCTCAGGCATGTCTATTTGGGGCTGCAGGGGAATCCGCTGCTGATGTAATCGTTAAATTACGCCAGGAACTGGACCTTTACGCCAACATTCGACCAGCAAAATCATATCCTGGTACAAAATGTGTTTTCGATAATGTGGATTTTGTCATAGTCCGTGAAAACACAGAAGGATTGTACATTGGTCTGGAAGAGGAAACAGAGGAAGGAGCAACCGCTCTCAGAGTTACCACCAGAAAGGCCGCTGAGAGAATATGTAAATATGCCTTTGAATATGCTAAAAAAACAGG
This portion of the Methanobacterium sp. Maddingley MBC34 genome encodes:
- a CDS encoding 3-isopropylmalate dehydratase, small subunit (PFAM: Aconitase C-terminal domain~TIGRFAM: 3-isopropylmalate dehydratase, small subunit) gives rise to the protein MDKILKGKVWNFPDDVDTDIIVPGRYLVLTGEKELAACVMQGHDPDFAKNVEEGDIIVAGKNFGCGSSREHAPIAIKGAGISAVVAESFARIFYRNSINVGLLLIEAKGISRNVEEGDEIQIDMDKGVIKNLNNSKEFEIKPLPEFMMGIMNEGGLISYLKNHLAEIKD